A region of the Nocardia asteroides genome:
CAGCGCGGTGTGGTAGCCGATCACCAAAGTGGCGGGCACATTCGGCGATAACTCGACCGGAACGAGCGGACCGTACTTGCGGCGCATTTCGTGGTAGGCCTTGTGCGGGTCCTGCGCGTATTCCTCCGAATACAGCGAATAGCGAGGACCGTCGGTGTCGATCGGCGAGCTGTGTCGAACGGGGCACCCGTTCGCAGCGTCGGACGGCGGGAAGTGTGGCGTGGTCAAAAGACAGAGCTCCAGAGAACAAGCAGTCGACGAACGCGTTCGCCGCGCACGTGCGCGCGCGACGCGGTGGGTCGACTCGATGCGTGGTTATCGGCGACAGGCCGGCGCGCACCCTCGTCGGCATGTGCGCAGGCGGCCTCTGAGCGGCTGCCTCCCTTCTGAATCGCGATCCCGCGTTCCTACCATCGCCGGACGGCTCGCGGCTAGGCCGGTTCGCTCCCCTGCTGGTCCGGGAAGACAGGCAACGGAGGGGATTCGGGGAAGACAATCGGCAGCGCGGTGAGCGAACGGTGAAACGGGCCCGGCCGCCAGGCCAGTTCTTCGGCGGGAACGGCCAGCCGCATCTCGGGCAACGCGTCGAGCAGCTGATCAATCGCGTCCTGGGCGATCAGATAGGCCACCGATCGGGCCGGGCAGGCGTGCGGCCCGACGCTCCATGCGAGATGAGACCGGTTGTCGGTGTATACGCCGGTGTTGATCGCGGGATCGTTGTTGCATCCGGCCATGCTGATGACCACCGGCTGGTGCGCCGGTAGCCACACACCGTCGATCAGGATCGGCTGACGTGGAAACGTGACGCAATAGTTCGACAGCGGCGGATCGGTGAACAACACCTCGTCCAACGCGTCCCGCGTCGACAGGCTGCCACCGATGATGCCGCCGGCGAACCGCTGGTCGGTGAGCATCAGCCGCAGGGTGTTGATGATCAAGTTCTGCTGCGGCTCGATGCCCGCGCCGTAGAGCATCAGCACCTGCTGGACCATCTCCGTGTCGTCGAAATCGACGGGGTGCTGCAATATGCGGGAGACGATGTCGTCACCGGGCTGGGATCGTTTCAGCGCCACCAGTTCCGACATCGCGTCATTGAACATCGCGTTGCCCTGCTCGGCCTCCACGCCCTCGAACATCGCGGCCAGTCCCATCGCGGCCCGCTGCCCGATGTCCGGCGGGCAACCGAGCATGGCGTTGATCACCGCGAACGACAGCGGAAACGCGTACTGTGCGATCAGGTCGGCCGAGCCGTCCCGGCAGAAGCTGTTGATCAGCGGAACGGCGATCCGCTCCACCGTGGCCTGCAGTGCGAATTGGTCGATCTCATCGATGCCCGCGACCGTGGCCTGCCGGTAACGGGTGTGCTCCGGGCCGGAGTTGCGGATCGCCGCCGGACGCCATTCCAGCAGCGGCAAGACCGGGCAGTCGCTGGGGACGTTCTTCTGCCAGGTCCGCGAATCGGCCGGGAAATGGTCGGGATCGTTCAGGATGCGCAAGGCGGTGTGGTAACCGATCACCAGCGTGGCCGGCACGCCGGGCGCCAGTTCCACCGGCACCAGCGAACCGTACCGGCGGCGCATCTCTCGATAGACACTATGGGGATCCGCGGCGAATTCATCCGAGTACAGCGCGACCCGGGGGCCATCGGGGCCGACCGGTGAGCCGTGCCGGACGGGGCAGCCGCCCGACGACAGCGCGGACGATGACGAGGACTGTGGGGTGGTCAAAACGTGACTCCAAAGACGGAACGTTCGACGAGCAGGGTAGGCGCATGACACGTGCCCAGCCGGAGGCCGGGTCGTCGTGCGGACGTGGCTGGATCCGACTCTACGCCGTAATCCACTGGGGCACAGCATATCTCGTGCGCGAAATCGAGGCGATCGGGTGTCGGCGGACACCCTCTCCACCCGCGGCGGAACACCGCGTATCCGCGAGGGATACGCGGGTGATCGAGTCCGGCACGGGACGAACGAACTCCGCTGCCGACAGGTGTGATCGCAAAGCCCGTACGGGCCGGACTACTCCGCAGCCTCCAGGAACACCGGCAGCTCGGAGTGACCGTTGGAGATGAAGCTGGGCACGGGGCGCAGCTCGGACGGGTCGGCCGCCAGGCGCATGTCCGGGAAGCGACGGAAGAGCGCCGGGAGGGCGATCTCGGCTTCCAGCCGGGCCAGCGGCGCGCCCAGGCAGTGGTGCGCTCCGTAGCCGAAGGCCAAATGCTCCTTGACCGACCGACGCACGTCGAACTCGCCCGCGGTGGCGCCGTGCACCTTCGGATCGCGGTTGGCCGCCACGTAGGAGGCCAGGATCGCCTCGCCCTTGGGAATCCGGACGCCCGCGATGTCGATGTCCTCGACGGCGTAGCGCAGCGGCAGGTGCGCGACCGGCGCCTCGAAGCGCAGCGACTCCTCCACCACATCCGACCAGGGGGTCCGGCCCTCCGCCACGTCGGCTCGCTGATCCGGGCGAGTGAGCAACGCGTAGATGGCCTGATCGAGCAGGTTCACCGTCGTCTCGTGCCCGGCGTTGATGACCAGCATCAGCGTGTCGACGAGTTCCTTCTCGGCCAGCCGCGAGCCGTCCTCCTCGTCCCGGCTGGCGATCAGCACGCTCGTGATGTCGTCGCCGGGCGTCTCCCGACGGTATGCCACGAGTTCGCTGATCAGCCGGAACATCTCGAGATAGTTGGCCTGGGCCTCCTCCGGCCCGAACGAGGTGTCGAAGAACCCGTCGACGCATTTCCGCACGCCGGGGCCCAGATGTTCGGGCACACCCATCAGTTCGGTGATGACCTGGATGGGCACCGGGTAGGCGTAACCCTCACGCAGGTCGACCGCCGCGCCACGCGGGGTCGCCGCGAGGCGGTCGAGCAGCTCGGCGGTGATCGCTTCGATGCGCGGTCGAAGCGCCACGGTGCGACGGTGCGTGAACGCGGGCGCGACCAGCTTGCGCAGCCGCCGATGTTCGGCGCCGTAGGCGGTGAACATATTGTCGACCGCCACCCAGGGGTGCAGCGGCCACTCCTCGGTGATCTCGCCGTTCATGAACGCCGCCCAGTGCTGCCGGGGATCCTTCGACACGCGGGGGTCGGCCAGCAGGCTCTTCAGCACGACGGCATCGGTGATGGACCACGCGGGCACCCCGCCGGGCAGTTCCACCAGGGCCACCGGCCCGCGCTCGCGCAGCCGCGCAGCCTCGCCTTGGATATCGGAACCGGTCAGGTCCAAGACAATCGGCTCTTGCGACATCGGACGCTCTCCTTACACCAGGTTCAACGGAGGGGACTTGGGGAAGACGACCGGCAGGGCCGCCAACGCCCGGTGGAAAGGGCCGGGACGCCAGACCACTTCGTCCGCGGGTATGGCCAGCCGCATTTCGGGGAGAGCGTCGAGGAGCTGGTCGATGGCTTCTTGGACGACCACGGACGCCACCGACTTCGCGGGGCAGGCGTGCGGTCCGACCGCCCACGCCAGATGCGAGCGGTTGCCTGCGCGGTCACCGCCGCGGATGGCCGGGTCGTTGTTGCAGGCGGCGAGACTCACCAGCACCGGCTGGTGCGCGGGCAACCAGGTGTTGTCGACCAGGATGGGTTGCCGCGGATAGGTGATGCAGAAGTTCGCCATCGGCGGGTCGTTGAACAGCACCTCGTCCAGCGCGTCGCGCGTCGACAGGCTGCCGCCCAGAACCTCACCGCCGAAACGGTCGTCGGTGAGCATCAACAGCAGCGTGTTGGTGATCAGGTTCTGCTGTGGCTCGATCCCCGCACCGTAGAGGCTGATCAGGTTCGAGAGCATTTCCTCGTCGTCGAGCTTGGCCGGGTGATGGGCCAACCGGGACGTGACGTCGTCGCCGGGCTCCGCGCGGCGCTGGTGGATCAGCTCCATCAATGCCTCGGAGAGCATCTGCATGCCCTTGGCCGCCTCGACGGTGTCGAACAGCATGGCCATACCGGTCGCGACCCGCTGCCCCAGTTCGGTGGAGCAGCCGACGATCCGGTTGAGCACCTCGAAGACGAGCGGGAACGCGTACTGCGTCACCAGATCGGCGGAGCCCTTCGCGCAGAAGGTGTTGATCAGCGGAATGGCGATACGCTCGACCATCGAGTGCACCTCGTGCAGGTCGATGGCGTCGATGCTGGCGGTGTAAGCGCCCCGGTAGCGGGCATGCGCGGCGCCGCTGTTGCGGAGGGCGTTCGGGTACCACTCCATCATCGGCCGGATGGGCGAGTCCTCGGGAATGTTCTTCTGCCAGATGCGGGGATCGGCGGGAAAGTGCTCAGGATCGTTCAGGATCCGCAGGGCTTCCTGGTATCCGATCACCAGGGTGGCGGGGACTCCGGGCGACAATTCGATCGGGACCAGCGAACCGTGGCGCCTGCGCATCTCCCGGTAGACCCCGTGCGGGTCGGCCGCGAATCCCTCCGCGTACAGCGGGATCCGGGGGCCGTCGGTGTCGATCGGCGATCCGTGCGCGACCGGGCAGGCGCCACGGGATAGGTGCGCGGGGTAGGTCGAGGACTGCGGCGTGGTCAAATGCGCGACTCCAAACGGTGGAACAAGAATTCGACTAGCGTGATCAGTGAGCGCAGGCAAGTGCCCCGGTCACGCGCGTCCAGCGTCGTCAGCGGCGTGCCGGGTTCCAGATCGAGGGCATCGCGCACCTCGTCGAGCGGGTAGGGGCGCGCTCCTTCGAACTGGTTGACTGCCACCGAATACGGGACGCCGCGCTCCTCGAGCACCGACAGCACCTCGTCGGACTTCTCGATGCGACGGGTGTCGACAAGCACGAGCGCGCCGAGCGCACCGCGAGCCAGCTCCTCCCACAAAGGGACGAAACGCTGCTGCCCCGGCGTGCCGAACAGGTAGAGGGCGAGTTTGGGACTGAGCGTGATGCGGCCGAAGTCCATCGCGACCGTGGTCTGCGACTTGCCGGGCAGCCCGGCCATATCGTCCACGCCGACGCTGGCCTCGGTGATGGTCTCCTCGGTGCGCAGCGGCTTGATCTCCGAGACGCTGCTCACGAACGTGGTCTTGCCGACACCGAAGTTGCCGGCCACCAGCAGTTTCACCGAGCGGGTCACGGTCTCCGGCACGTAGTCGACGGCGCGATCAGACGGCGAGAGCACGGAGCCCATTGAGTACCTCCTCCAGCAGAGCGATCTCCGGCAGGGACTCGGCCGGGGTGGGGGTGACCAGGTGCCCGCCGTCCATCAGATCGGACGTGACGATCTTGACGACGGACGGCGGCAGGTCGAGGTACGCCGCGATCTCGGCGATCGACAGCGCACCCCGACGGCTGCACAGGGCCATGACCCGGCGCGCATCGGGCGACGCGCCGGGGAGTGGATCTTTGGCGGTCAGGACCAAAGTGACCAGGTCCAGCTCGCGAGTGGGACGCGTACGCCCTCCGGTGCGCACATAAGCCCGGACGAGGTCCGGGTCGCGCCGCGGCTTGCTCATGACGGCACCTCGCGCTTGCTCGGCTCCGTGATGCCCAGCGGCGCAGTACCTTTGACTCGCTCGCTGCGCTCGATCATGGCATTTCGCTGCCGTCTACGCGCCTGCGCGGCTGGCTGCCGAGCTCGCGCCCGACCCGGCCTGCGAGCTCGTTCATCCGGTGTGCGACGAGGCCCACATCGATGTCGTTGGTGGTCGCGACGCCCAGTAGCGCGCCCTCCCCCGCCGCGGTGATGAGGATCATTCCCTGGTCGTACTCGGTCATGTTCTGCCGCACGCCGTTGGCGGAGTCGCCGCAGAACTCACCGAGCGCCTTGCCGAGTGAGCGCAGGCCGGAGGCCGCCGCGGAGAAGCGTTCCGCCTCGTCGCGAGCGATCCCCGCGGAGTGCGCGATCCGCAGGCCGTCGTCGGACAGCAACACCGCGAACCGCACACCCGGGATACTGAGATCTTCGAGTAGCCAGCCCAGTTTGTTGCTGCTGTCGGTCACGGGTGTGGCCATCAGGATGTCATCCCTTCCGTGTCATCAGATGCGGCGGCGCGGCCGCTCTTGGAGCCGGTATGCCAAGCTGCGGCGACCTCGGGGCGAGCCAGCCCCGGTTCGGTGCGCGGCCCCACCGGGGCTAGCGCGACCGTCCTGCGTCGCCGCTTGGGTAACCCCCCGCTGGTGATCTCGCTCACCGTCAGCGAATGCTCGTCGTCGCCGGGCTGCTCGCTCGGCGCGGCGGGCGCGGGAACCGTTGCCGGCTCCGGTTTTGCCTCGGTCACGGGCGCGACCTCCTGGACGTTCTGCGGTGTGACCAGCAGCGACTCCGGGATGTAGACCATCGCGCGC
Encoded here:
- a CDS encoding cytochrome P450, translated to MSSGGCPVRHGSPVGPDGPRVALYSDEFAADPHSVYREMRRRYGSLVPVELAPGVPATLVIGYHTALRILNDPDHFPADSRTWQKNVPSDCPVLPLLEWRPAAIRNSGPEHTRYRQATVAGIDEIDQFALQATVERIAVPLINSFCRDGSADLIAQYAFPLSFAVINAMLGCPPDIGQRAAMGLAAMFEGVEAEQGNAMFNDAMSELVALKRSQPGDDIVSRILQHPVDFDDTEMVQQVLMLYGAGIEPQQNLIINTLRLMLTDQRFAGGIIGGSLSTRDALDEVLFTDPPLSNYCVTFPRQPILIDGVWLPAHQPVVISMAGCNNDPAINTGVYTDNRSHLAWSVGPHACPARSVAYLIAQDAIDQLLDALPEMRLAVPAEELAWRPGPFHRSLTALPIVFPESPPLPVFPDQQGSEPA
- a CDS encoding cytochrome P450, with amino-acid sequence MSQEPIVLDLTGSDIQGEAARLRERGPVALVELPGGVPAWSITDAVVLKSLLADPRVSKDPRQHWAAFMNGEITEEWPLHPWVAVDNMFTAYGAEHRRLRKLVAPAFTHRRTVALRPRIEAITAELLDRLAATPRGAAVDLREGYAYPVPIQVITELMGVPEHLGPGVRKCVDGFFDTSFGPEEAQANYLEMFRLISELVAYRRETPGDDITSVLIASRDEEDGSRLAEKELVDTLMLVINAGHETTVNLLDQAIYALLTRPDQRADVAEGRTPWSDVVEESLRFEAPVAHLPLRYAVEDIDIAGVRIPKGEAILASYVAANRDPKVHGATAGEFDVRRSVKEHLAFGYGAHHCLGAPLARLEAEIALPALFRRFPDMRLAADPSELRPVPSFISNGHSELPVFLEAAE
- a CDS encoding cytochrome P450; translation: MTTPQSSTYPAHLSRGACPVAHGSPIDTDGPRIPLYAEGFAADPHGVYREMRRRHGSLVPIELSPGVPATLVIGYQEALRILNDPEHFPADPRIWQKNIPEDSPIRPMMEWYPNALRNSGAAHARYRGAYTASIDAIDLHEVHSMVERIAIPLINTFCAKGSADLVTQYAFPLVFEVLNRIVGCSTELGQRVATGMAMLFDTVEAAKGMQMLSEALMELIHQRRAEPGDDVTSRLAHHPAKLDDEEMLSNLISLYGAGIEPQQNLITNTLLLMLTDDRFGGEVLGGSLSTRDALDEVLFNDPPMANFCITYPRQPILVDNTWLPAHQPVLVSLAACNNDPAIRGGDRAGNRSHLAWAVGPHACPAKSVASVVVQEAIDQLLDALPEMRLAIPADEVVWRPGPFHRALAALPVVFPKSPPLNLV
- a CDS encoding ATP/GTP-binding protein, producing MGSVLSPSDRAVDYVPETVTRSVKLLVAGNFGVGKTTFVSSVSEIKPLRTEETITEASVGVDDMAGLPGKSQTTVAMDFGRITLSPKLALYLFGTPGQQRFVPLWEELARGALGALVLVDTRRIEKSDEVLSVLEERGVPYSVAVNQFEGARPYPLDEVRDALDLEPGTPLTTLDARDRGTCLRSLITLVEFLFHRLESRI
- a CDS encoding DUF742 domain-containing protein, which encodes MSKPRRDPDLVRAYVRTGGRTRPTRELDLVTLVLTAKDPLPGASPDARRVMALCSRRGALSIAEIAAYLDLPPSVVKIVTSDLMDGGHLVTPTPAESLPEIALLEEVLNGLRALAV
- a CDS encoding roadblock/LC7 domain-containing protein, which produces MATPVTDSSNKLGWLLEDLSIPGVRFAVLLSDDGLRIAHSAGIARDEAERFSAAASGLRSLGKALGEFCGDSANGVRQNMTEYDQGMILITAAGEGALLGVATTNDIDVGLVAHRMNELAGRVGRELGSQPRRRVDGSEMP